CTAGCTGGCGCGAGATATTCAAATTGATTGCCGAAGCTACTGAACATGGCGAGTTCACCATATATCTCGAGGAACTCCAGTGGCTGGCTAACTATAAGGACGAATTAGTGAGCGATTTGAAATATGTTTGGGACAACTACTTTCGAAAAAACAATGGTCTGATTTTGATCCTTTGTGGCTCTGCACCGTCTTTTATGGTTAACAAAGTCTTACACTCGAGTGCATTGTACAATCGTTCGCAGTATGAAGTTGCCTTACAGGAGTTCTCTCTGGTTGAAGTTAGAGAGTTTCTTGGCGACAAAATCTCCGCGCAAGAAGTAATGGATGCGTATCTTTCAGTCGGCGGGATGCCAGAGTATCTCAAGTATATGCATACTGGTTCTTCGATATTTTTGAGTCTCTGTAAGCAGTCATTTCTCCGCGATGGATTTTTTCTCAACGAATACAAACGCGTATTTACCAGTAGCCTTGCTAGTAATAAGCATTACAAAACTATAATTGAATTTCTTGCCCAAAGAAAATATGCTTCCCGTAGTGATATAGCAAAGCATCTCAAGATAAAACCTGGTGGCACGCTGAGTGAGCTGCTAGAAAATTTGGAGTTAAGTGGTTTTATCCAGAAATACGCGCCGTATAACTTAGGGCAGGACAGCAAGTTAGCTCGATATGCGATAGCCGACAATTATTTACAGTTCTACTTTAAGTTCATTAAGCCTCGACGAAGTGAAATAGTCTCTAACATGTTCGAGACTAATCCGTCAGCTGCTCTTAATGTCGCCTCCTATCAGAAATGGCTTGGTTTTTCATTTGAACGGTTCTGTAGAAAATATAAATGGGTATTGGCCAATATTCTCGGTTTTGGGGCAGTGCGCTATCGCTCTGGAGTTTATTTTCGGAAAGAAAAAGCAGATAGTCGAGGTTTTCAAATAGATCTGCTGTACGAACGCGACGACAAGGTGGTAACGGTCTGCGAGATGAAGTACTTGCAGTCAAAATGC
The window above is part of the Deltaproteobacteria bacterium genome. Proteins encoded here:
- a CDS encoding ATP-binding protein → MKYYKIRENRTFVGRRREQELLRSIMARNESAMVVVHGRRRVGKTELIEQTFRMRNVLKFEGLEGRTENDQREAVLEQLAEYLEQPILRKVKVTSWREIFKLIAEATEHGEFTIYLEELQWLANYKDELVSDLKYVWDNYFRKNNGLILILCGSAPSFMVNKVLHSSALYNRSQYEVALQEFSLVEVREFLGDKISAQEVMDAYLSVGGMPEYLKYMHTGSSIFLSLCKQSFLRDGFFLNEYKRVFTSSLASNKHYKTIIEFLAQRKYASRSDIAKHLKIKPGGTLSELLENLELSGFIQKYAPYNLGQDSKLARYAIADNYLQFYFKFIKPRRSEIVSNMFETNPSAALNVASYQKWLGFSFERFCRKYKWVLANILGFGAVRYRSGVYFRKEKADSRGFQIDLLYERDDKVVTVCEMKYLQSKCRASVIDEMERKLALLEIPSSRTIQKVLVTTIGADESLIRRAYFDRVITLDELMNPVYCGSPY